Genomic window (Balearica regulorum gibbericeps isolate bBalReg1 chromosome Z, bBalReg1.pri, whole genome shotgun sequence):
TTTCTCTGAAAGCTCTGAACTCATTTCTGACAAACCATCTAGATAGCCAGGATACTTTTAGTTAGTTGTTAGAACAAACTTTGACATGGATTAGGTCATGTTCACAGGAAATGCCCAGCTAAGTCTGCTGCTTGGAACTAGCTGCTAATAGCATAaattaaatagcatttaaaatatatcactTATGTGCTGCATGTCAGCAGCTTTTGTCAACTTAAATCTTATGATGTGCTTAAAAGTTCATTGATATTCCAATTAGACAAAGTTAATGTTTGGGTGCTAATGTTTCTAGCTACTAAGTATGTAACATCTACCTAACCAATTTCAAAAGTGTGATTGAGAAATTTCAGTGACTTTCTGAGTTGGTGGGTGTATTTTGGTTTAGTCATTTTAGAGCTGTGGTACAAACAAAATGACATAAGCTACACAGCTTTCTGACACAAGTTCTGATAATCTGCTGTGTAAAGTATCAAAACTATAAATGATAGCTTCAGGTCATGtgaaaatttcctttaattcatataaattaaaaacaagttatCTTCCACTGTCTGGTAattgtttaaaatctttgtctGTGTTAGCTTGATGAGAAGGAAAGTAGACGTTTGTTCCAGCAAATCCTTTCTGGTGTGGATTACTGTCACCGGCATATGGTAGTACATAGAGATCTGAAGCCTGAAAATGTACTGCTTGATGCACACATGAATGCCAAGATAGCTGACTTTGGTAAGCATTGCTGTTCTATATCCAATCGCTTTTCTGGTGCTATTTAGATACTGTTAATTACTATGGGgaacatttaataaaatgtgtatACTTTAATATCCTTTTGGTGGTACACAATACAAGAACCTGAAGACTACGAATGTAAAGCAAAATTGTGTTCTTGCACATGTGTAGCACTTGTTCTCCTCTCAAGCTTTCTTTTCAGGTATTTTCTGTGACTGGGTGAAATTGTGAACTGACTTGTTTAGTTTTGCttaacagtattttctctgaaatgcttaACAGACTTAGCTTCTGACCTTTCCACTTCAAAATTCACTCCTATTGCCTGTTTCACCATTTGTAAAATGTAGATGCTTAGCTCCCTTGAAAGCGCAAGGGCAGTTCATCGTGTTTAAGAACCACAATGCTATAGTAAAATTCACTAGTTGTCCTATTAAACTACTgtaaattcactttaaaaactCTAAAGATGTGattgaaaaaatgtaattaaagcaTAAAAGGTAAAATAAGAACAGCTAATCTTGCAAACTCCTGtactttttcatagaatcacagaatggtttgggttggaagggacctcaaagatcatcgagttccaacccccctgccatgggcagggacaccctccactagaccatgttgcccaaagccccgtccaacctggccttgaacacttccagggagggggcatccacagcttctctgggcaacctgttccagtgcctcaccgctctaacagtaaagaatttcgtcctaacatctaatctaaatctaccctgttttagcttaaacccattaccccttgtcctgtcactacactccctgataaacagtccctcaccagctttcctgtaggccccttcaggtactggaaggctgcaattagatctcactggagctgccttttcttcaggctgaacaagcccaactctctcagcctgtcctcataggagaagtgctccatccctctgatcagctttgtggccctcctctggactcgctccaacagctaTATACCTGCCTAACTAATAGAAAGCTTAATTGTTTATACTAGCTGCTTGTGACACAGCTGCTGAGATGACTGGCAGCTAGTTCTTGGAACTATCTGAATCAGGAAACTTCACCCTATAAGCATAGTAAGGTATCCATACTGCTGTGTCATCATCATCGTGTATCTCTTGTTGACAGTGGATAATACCTGCCcttgtaaagcactttgaggCCTCTGATGAAAGGTGCTAAGTAATGGTGAATATtctaagtatattttaaaagtacgATGTTCAAGTATGTTGGGTACTGGGAATCGTATTGGTTTcttgtgtgtaaaaaaaaaatgctttgggtGAAATGGATTATATGGTGAAGAAATGAAGTACAGAAACTTATAAAAATACCTTCCTGTAACTTAAGTATCAACACAGCTGTAGCACTCAGTTAATCGTCACTAGTGTATTAAACAATACACTACTGTATTAAACAAGAGCttaataaatgcttttgtgtATTAGAATATGAAAGCTATCCAAGCTGtactctttcctcttccctgctcctccccctcttcccccaacccccccaatAAAAAGACATATTTCTTTCTTGGAGACTGAGTTCTCTGATTTATGGTAATCTTGATCATGCAGCCTCCAGTGAGCAAAGTAGAAGACATTTCCCACAGCTAATCTGGAAGTGGTAGTTCTTTACTAGACTCTACTGAGGGCTGGTGAATGAAGATGGCTTTAGTTCTGAAGTACACTTTAATTACTAACAGAATATCTAAAAATCAAACTACTGAACTGCAGTGATTCAGGAACCAGCTGAGCAGTGTAGGTGTCTAAATTGTGGTGAAGTCACACGTACTCCTCAGTTCCCTTGTCCTATATAAACACCTTACAGAATTTTAGGCAATTCTGTGGTAGCATCTTCCACTATGGCATTTAGAAGCAAATGTGTTTAAGACCTCCTTGTTAATGACAAAAATCATATGCTGCTATCCAGCTCCATCTCTCATAGAGCAACTTGCTTCTCTATCATGTCTATGTCATATCAGTTGGACTGGTTTTTGTCTTGGAATGAATATGTTCTCAAATATTTCTAGGTTGTGTGCGGTAACGGATTGATGTTACTTAAATTTCTGGTAAACTAAATGGAGGATTATAGGGTATGTTCATataaaaatttcagtaattCCAAAccatattatttctttattgaaataaatttgttaaTATTCTAACTTGAATTACCAGTGATTTGTTCTAGGTGGTATATGCAGTGTGAAATCATTTTGCTCTCTGAATTTTTAGTAGTTACTCTTATACACTTTCAGGTCTTTCAAATATGATGTCAGATGGAGAATTTTTAAGAACAAGCTGTGGTTCCCCTAACTATGCTGCACCAGAAGTGATTTCAGGAAGGTAGTTTCTTTTATATTGGATACATGTGTGCATGTACTTTAGCCATTTTGCTGCTTGATTCTAAAGGCTACAAAACTAGTGCAGTTGACAGGCGTGATGCTGAGAAACTGTGGGCTGAACTTTTGTCTTGATAatttttcatgaatatttaaGGCTTCTAAGAATTAGCTTTGAATAGTTCCTGTAAGGTGGAGGTGATGTCTGATGTCCCAAATCCAGTGTGTACAGTGTGCCTGAATTGGTTTAAAAATCTCACTTACAGCTCAGATCTTGGAAGTAGAGGTACGGATAGAATTACAGGCAAAGTCTGCTGTGAAGTTGAGTAGCAGTGAAATATCTGCTGCAGATTAGATACTCAACATGAAGGTAACTTCCCCTTTTTTGGACTCAATGATTGTCaaatctgctgctttcagttACCCATCCTAGTATTACCTCCTGCTGATTGGAGGCAAAATGTCTGTTTTATTCAGGCAGTAGCACAGAATATGTGACAAATTCTGCTTTATGGGCTTGTCTTAAGCTTTTCAGCCTCCCAGATTTGGGGTATAGATGACTTTGAACAGATTTCACTAGAACAGTGGTAACTATGTATAACTATGTGCTTTCTTAGTAGTAGGTGCcagtttctttcagtttgcCATTGTCTTAAATTGCATTTGTGGATTATTGTTATACAAGAGAGGAAAACTGTGTACTTGTGCCCTGTTACATATTTGAAGGGGAAGGACACTAAAGGTCAAGGGAGGCATGGCATAGGACTAACAGTGGTATGTACTTGCAGATTAGTTGTCTCAAGTTCATACATTTCTAATTACTGTGATACAATGTAAgaaagtagaggaaaaaaaatctatttaaatgtattaaatagAAATCACtaataattaacttttttccagaTTATATGCAGGTCCAGAAGTAGATATTTGGAGCAGTGGAGTTATTCTCTATGCTTTGTTATGTGGAACGCTTCCATTTGATGATGATCACGTGCCAACTCTTTTTAAGAAGATATGTGATGGTATCTTTTATACCCCTCAGTACCTGAATCCGTCTGTAATTAGTCTTTTGAAGCACATGCTGCAAGTGGATCCAATGAAGAGAGCAACAATCAGAGACATTAGGTAAAACACTAACTGATGTCTGATCACAGGACGCCAAAATGATAATCTTAGTGCAAATatgcagaacaaagaaatcattCGTAcaacttttttgtgttttatagaCTGAGATGAAAATTCAACTTCTAGTGGTTCTGATCTCCAGTGGCCAATGAAGTATCTATTGGACAtcacagtaaaacaaattacGTACATTACATATAGAAATTCTGAGAAACTCTAGGTTTAAGACCACTATAGCAAAGCTGTTTACCTGCAGAGTGGTTTGCAAAAACAACACTCTgatttctctgggaaaaaaaagtctttgctgtTAAGAACCACTATTCTCTACTGTAAATGTCTGAGAGGAAGTTATAGGTCTTTAATCTGGTAACTACcacttttattaatatttcttcagaatatGAAAAATCTTCAGTTAAGACAATATTCCACATGCAACATAGCACTTTCTAGTTTCAAAACTCTGGCACGAATTTGTGTATGGGTGATAATTACTGCAGCAAACACTGATAAGTTAAAGCTTGTAGGTACAGATAGCCATCATGGACTCCAGATTCCATGAGGAGATTGTGGAGAAAGTGACTGACAAGTGTGCAGTggatcaaataaaaaaaaaaaaaaattggtagcTGATAGAGGTGTACGTCATGCAGCAGCTTAGTTAGGTTTCCTGTTGTTCTTCTGAGAAGCTAAGGCGAGAGCTCTGATATACTACCGTAGTGAAAATACTGCTTCTTTTAGCGTTGGAAGTTAGGAAGTTGGCAATGTTCATGTTCTTTCAGTAGAACAAAAAACATGATGCGCTTATCCCTTGGTACTTTATTACAATGGGAAGTACTTTCTTGCATAAATCAAAGCACTGTGAGAACTAAGCATTGTAAAACTCAAGTGGATAGGAATTCAGCTTATCTCAGTCATGTTAACTATGTCCAGAAGAGAAGTGGTGtgaaaaagatgctgaaaaacatTGGTTATGGAACATGGATAGATTTTGAATCCAAAACAGTTCTGTTCTATTAGTCATAAAACATGTCACCTCACAGTTTAAAGGACAAACTGAGTTTAATCGAATACCTTCATTCTTCTAGGGGAGGCTGTGTGCATGCAAGGGGAGAGGCCTACTGCAATGAATAGTAACAAAATAGTCCTCTGAGTTCAGTCATCCAGctagtgctgtgctttgtagtAGTATAGGAAAAGCGTTTTCTGCTTCCAAATTAACTGGTTACTTCTgaagaaactgtattttgctCAACACATTTGTGCTGAGGCATGTTCTCAGGATCACACTGACAAGATCTTGGTTCATTGTACTGATTTTGTCTGGGATGTCTTCACAGTAGCTTGTTAGagggctatggtttggatttgtgctggaaatagtgttgataacacagagatgtttttattactgctgaacagtgcttgcacaatGTCAAGGTCTTTTCTACTCCTCACACTGCCATTGCAGTGAGTAGGTTAGAGGTGCACAAAAAGTTGGGAAGGGAAACTGGGACAGCCGACTCCAGCTGATCAAAGTAgattgctgagcatgacattatatggtatggaataagcTGGGAAGGAGGTTGGCAGGGGTGAGCTGCTGCTCGGCAGCAGGCTAGGCACCAGTCGGTGatgagcaattgttttcatttgtatcacttgtttttcctgggttttattttcctgtttgttttgcttttttttttcttaatttttttttttaaaatctttctaattattaaactggttttatctcaacccttcagtttttcatttttacccatctgattctcttccccatcccactggcaggtAGTGAGCAACTGGCggcgtggtgcttagttgctgtCTGTGGTTACAAtgcaacagtcctttttggtgcccagtgTGGGGCTTGAAGGGGTTTAGGTAATAACAGGTTTGACCAGAGCATACAAGATGGAATTTATAATTATATCAGTTAACAGTGGCTGGTCACATACTGTTTGTTCTGTTCTTGATATTTATCTTATCTGGGTCATGTTCCCTTCTTTGCTGTACAagactggttttggctgtgtttGTAGGGCTTAGTGATGTTTTGCCTGGGAGACTTATTACTAAAACACTGGCCTTGAGCTTAATCTGGTGTTTGAGCTCTGTACTGAAGCTGTTACTGTACTTCAGGTACCATCTCATGGAGACAAAAACTATCCTTTTCTGagagttttttttttgtggaggaaatacagaatggcACCTTCACCACCACCTTCTGTGATGTTTTCTCCCTCATTACAACAACTCTTCAGTATGTTGAACATCCTTGGGTAATCAAAATACTTCTACTAGTGTTTCTTAGAAAAAGCCGAAACAATGTTCCTAAGGTTTATGAGCTATTTAGGAATATCACCCAGGCCCCACAATAGTGTGGTTATGGGTGGCaaggcatgtgggagaatatgggcaggtatctagaaAGCTTGGTCTGGGACTTGACTCCCAAACAAGTGTGAGATCCTGATGAAATGATAGAATGTTTGGAATAGCCaggacatcttttttttcagagaggcacagcttactgcactgtgctggggcCTGCCCTGCACCTGCTGAACACTGCTCGATAGCACTCATACCGTCAGAGAAGAGAGAGTCTATGGATCTGAAAACAGACATTGTGGCTAAGCCAGAGACCCAGCCTTCAACTATATCAGTTGcccttaaaattaaaaagaaacaatcaaaGTGGAAGTCAACTCATTTAGTAAGGGATGAAGAAGCTTCTCCtgagagggagcaggagagaaTCCGAAGAGGCAGCCTGTTCTGCAACAAGGCAGTCAcaggaacaggaggaggaagagactgaTTATGAAATCATAAATGAGATAGGGATACAGTGCATACTAAGTAAGCTGTGAGATATGTGAAGAGATTTCAGCTGTCAACCAGGTGAGCTAATTCTCAGCTGGTAACTCTGGTGCTTGGATATTGGGGCAAATAGTCAGGAATTAGAGGGTTAGGAAGCCTGGCAGCTGAGATCCCTTGCTATGGATAAGGCCATGACAAAGGGATTGTAAAAGGGGCAGGGGTCCTCAGTCTTTAGAGGCAACTGCTGTTGAGTGTGAAGGACAGGTATTCCTTCAAGGAAGAACTTGCAAATTCCCTaagcaagtggaccaccattGAGGGAGGTGCCCTGTATctgagggaattggctgtgGTGGAGGGGATCTGTAATGACCAGGTAGCCAAAGACCTGAATGAAATCTGGTGCAGGCGGTCCATGTGGCAAAAGTTTGTATGATGTCATACACCCACACCCTGGCAATAATGAGCTGTACAGACGTGGAGGCACCAACTGTGGATGGATTGGCATctctgctgtggagaaactCACAaagtttttctcagttttttccttctgattctcCCCTCCAAGCCACCGTGGGGTTGGGGcatgagcaagcagctgtgtggtggttAGTTGCCGGacagggttaaaccatgacatccATATAACTGCTCTTAAATCTGTAGCAAGTCTTTATGCTATAGgctagaatattttaaaaattaatgtcatGCCATACCCTTTGGCTGGTTAAGCAGCTTATTCTAGGCACACAAGACaatcttattttttctgcatgatTGGGCAACGTGTTTGGTTCCTTCtgtatctttccttttcccttttatgaATACCAGCCCATGGATATAGTAGTAAAGAGGTACAGTTTTGATGATTCCATAGCTTCCTTCAACTCTTTAAGTCTTGGAGACAGCTGGGGGTGTTCTGAATGAAAAAATGATAGGGAACTTGTTTGGGGTGGGGAGTGAATTGTGACTTTAATGTTCAAAAATCCGTATCCAAGCATCTACCAAAAAATTACTCAGCATCAACATTTCTTAGTTTTGTTACATATTGTTATGTGTGTACTTGGGGAGGGATAACTCACGTGGGTAGTATAAGAATTTCAGTTGAAAATATCTCAAAACTAACATAGTAAAAAATACACCATTTATGTAAAAAAGCTGCTTGAGGAGTTacacaaagatatttttggAGCTCAGGTAGCTGAAACACTTACAGGAAAGAGGATTTCTTCCAGTCTTTTGCAAAATGTCTAGCAAAACCTTGTGAAGGAGGAGATTACTTTCCATTATGTACTGCTTCAGTGTCTGTGCTGCATAGAAGGGGACTTGGACTGACAACTGATTCTTTTTGtattaggtttatttttaaaagaatttaatattaaaaaggtttatttttaaatctaggGAACATGAATGGTTTAAGCAGGACCTTCCCAAATACTTGTTTCCTGAAGACCCATCGTATAGCTCTACCATGATTGATGATGAAGCCTTAAAGGAAGTGTGTGAGAAGTTTGAATGCACTGAAGAGGAAGTACTAAGTTGTCTATACAGCCGAAATCATCAGGATCCTTTAGCAGTTGCTTATCACCTCATTATAGATAATAGAAGAATAATGAATGAGGCCAAAGACTTCTACTTGGCTACAAGCCCACCAGATTCTTTTCTTGATGATCACCACCTGTCTCGCCCTCATCCTGAGAGAGTGCCATTTTTAGTAGCTGAAGCACCACGTCCCCGCCATACTCTTGATGAGCTCAACCCACAGAAGTCAAAACACCAAGGTGTAAGAAGAGCGAAGTGGCATTTGGGAATACGGAGTCAGAGTCGACCAAATGATATCATGGCTGAAGTTTGTCGAGCAATTAAACAACTGGATTATGAATGGAAGGTAAAAGAATAAAGGATCTTTACAACAGACAACAGCAATTTTTTGTCTGAGCTGTGTTCTACATAGCCTAGAAGTCTGAAATTATGTTCTCCTATGCTGGAAAATAATCTCGTGCCTGTGCTGACTGCTTGTGCTTGCTCTGCAGGAAGGGTTGTGGGGGAGGCTATTCGTGCTGACAGGAGAAACAGTCTTGCTAACATGTGTAACTTTTCTGTTGGTGGCTGTagaaatggggttttttttctattggctaaaaaacaaaacaacca
Coding sequences:
- the PRKAA1 gene encoding 5'-AMP-activated protein kinase catalytic subunit alpha-1 translates to MRRLGPWLKMAAADKQKHEHGRVKIGHYILGDTLGVGTFGKVKVGKHELTGHKVAVKILNRQKIRSLDVVGKIRREIQNLKLFRHPHIIKLYQVISTPTDIFMVMEYVSGGELFDYICKNGRLDEKESRRLFQQILSGVDYCHRHMVVHRDLKPENVLLDAHMNAKIADFGLSNMMSDGEFLRTSCGSPNYAAPEVISGRLYAGPEVDIWSSGVILYALLCGTLPFDDDHVPTLFKKICDGIFYTPQYLNPSVISLLKHMLQVDPMKRATIRDIREHEWFKQDLPKYLFPEDPSYSSTMIDDEALKEVCEKFECTEEEVLSCLYSRNHQDPLAVAYHLIIDNRRIMNEAKDFYLATSPPDSFLDDHHLSRPHPERVPFLVAEAPRPRHTLDELNPQKSKHQGVRRAKWHLGIRSQSRPNDIMAEVCRAIKQLDYEWKVVNPYYLRVRRKNPVTSAYSKMSLQLYQVDSRTYLLDFRSIDDEITEVKSGTATPQRSGSVSNYRSGQKDSDADVQGKSVDTSLTSSVTSSLDSSTADLTPRPGSHTIEFFEMCANLIKILAQ